The Deltaproteobacteria bacterium genome includes a window with the following:
- a CDS encoding phosphoribosylanthranilate isomerase, whose amino-acid sequence MTWIKICGITNVQDALEAASLGVDALGFIFAPSPRRIEPSAAREIIGCLPPSVLKVGVFVNDELPEVQRIADYCGLNTVQFHGQETPEYCRQVSLPVIKAVRVKNLESLQEMEKYPFASILLDAWSPDQAGGTGKPFGWEMVLEARKKRNFILSGGLNPMNVYQAIQMLKPIGVDVCSGVEKTPGEKDGNKMKEFIKEVRRADGSTR is encoded by the coding sequence ATGACTTGGATCAAAATCTGCGGGATCACGAATGTTCAAGATGCCCTGGAGGCAGCTTCCCTGGGGGTAGATGCCCTGGGCTTTATTTTCGCTCCGAGCCCGAGAAGGATCGAACCTTCCGCTGCGCGGGAGATTATCGGCTGCCTTCCCCCGTCCGTCCTGAAAGTAGGGGTTTTTGTCAACGATGAATTGCCGGAAGTACAGCGCATCGCGGATTATTGCGGCCTGAACACAGTCCAATTTCATGGACAGGAAACTCCGGAATATTGCCGCCAGGTATCTCTGCCGGTGATCAAAGCCGTAAGGGTAAAAAATTTAGAGAGTCTGCAAGAGATGGAGAAATATCCTTTCGCTTCCATTTTGTTAGACGCCTGGAGTCCGGACCAGGCTGGGGGTACCGGAAAACCCTTCGGCTGGGAAATGGTTCTGGAAGCTCGTAAAAAAAGAAATTTTATCCTTTCCGGCGGCCTGAATCCTATGAATGTTTACCAAGCGATTCAAATGTTGAAGCCGATCGGCGTGGATGTCTGTTCCGGTGTAGAAAAGACGCCGGGGGAAAAAGATGGCAACAAAATGAAAGAGTTCATAAAGGAGGTCAGAAGAGCAGATGGTTCAACCCGATAA
- the trpD gene encoding anthranilate phosphoribosyltransferase, translating to MLKRFIAKVAAGQDLSEEEASQAMAHIMEGEGLPTQIAALLTALRMKGETNQEIAGLARTMRAKAVRIQAQNGEDVVDTCGTGGDGQGTFNISTAVAFVAAGGGLTVAKHGNRSVSSRSGSADVLEALGVNISLPPEKVEESLQELKVAFLYAPSFHPAMKHALGPRQEIGIRTVFNLLGPLTNPAGANVHLLGIYREDLIQRVAEVLRNLGSKAAFIVHGADHGDEISITGKTTLCQLQNGSIEQYQIEPEEVGLKKASSEAIQGGTPAKNAEILRGILRGEPGPARDVVLLNAAAVFVAAGKAMNFKEGIEVAREAIDSGRARKKLDDLIRFSNQNSTPSHPSPLEGEGEGGGR from the coding sequence ATGCTGAAAAGATTCATTGCTAAAGTTGCGGCCGGGCAGGATCTGAGCGAAGAGGAAGCTTCCCAGGCTATGGCCCATATTATGGAAGGAGAAGGCTTGCCCACCCAAATCGCTGCCCTTTTAACCGCCCTGCGCATGAAAGGGGAGACCAACCAGGAGATCGCTGGCTTGGCCCGGACCATGCGAGCCAAGGCCGTACGTATCCAGGCCCAAAATGGCGAGGACGTTGTGGACACCTGCGGCACCGGAGGGGATGGCCAGGGGACCTTCAACATTTCCACGGCGGTGGCGTTCGTGGCCGCAGGCGGCGGATTGACTGTGGCCAAGCATGGCAACCGGTCTGTCTCCAGCCGCAGCGGGAGCGCTGATGTCCTGGAGGCCTTAGGGGTCAACATTTCCCTGCCCCCGGAAAAGGTCGAGGAATCTCTGCAAGAGCTAAAAGTGGCTTTTCTATACGCCCCTTCATTCCATCCGGCCATGAAGCACGCTCTGGGCCCGCGCCAAGAGATCGGCATCCGTACGGTCTTCAACCTCCTTGGCCCCTTGACCAACCCGGCAGGGGCGAATGTCCATCTTTTGGGTATCTACCGGGAAGATTTAATCCAGCGGGTGGCAGAGGTACTGAGAAACTTAGGCAGCAAGGCCGCCTTCATCGTTCATGGTGCCGACCACGGCGACGAGATCAGCATTACCGGCAAAACGACCCTCTGCCAGCTTCAGAATGGAAGCATCGAGCAATACCAGATTGAGCCAGAAGAGGTGGGTTTGAAGAAGGCGAGTTCGGAGGCCATCCAAGGCGGGACACCCGCCAAGAATGCCGAAATCCTGCGCGGAATCCTGAGGGGAGAACCCGGCCCGGCGCGGGATGTTGTTTTATTGAACGCAGCCGCCGTCTTTGTAGCGGCCGGAAAGGCAATGAACTTCAAAGAAGGAATCGAGGTGGCCCGGGAGGCCATTGACTCAGGCAGGGCCAGGAAGAAACTTGATGACCTCATCCGATTTTCCAATCAGAATTCCACCCCCTCCCATCCCTCCCCCCTCGAGGGGGAGGGGGAGGGTGGGGGGAGGTGA
- a CDS encoding manganese efflux pump MntP family protein: MDFFTVTLIAVGLAMDCFAVAITSGIAIKQLKINHALQIALFFGGFQALMPILGWLAGVGLRDFISNIDHWIAFGLLSAIGLKMIYESRKLPEDKSNLNPLNFYVLSMLSIATSIDALAVGVSFAFLKIPLISSVIVIGAITFLISFIGVFVGNRTGHFFENKIEFAGGLILIGIGLKILIGHLA; encoded by the coding sequence ATGGATTTTTTCACCGTTACCTTGATCGCCGTTGGCCTGGCCATGGATTGTTTTGCCGTAGCCATCACGAGCGGAATCGCTATTAAACAATTAAAAATCAACCATGCTCTACAGATTGCCCTGTTTTTTGGAGGTTTTCAGGCCTTAATGCCCATCCTGGGATGGTTAGCCGGAGTGGGGTTGAGGGATTTTATATCCAACATCGACCATTGGATTGCTTTTGGACTTCTGAGTGCCATCGGCCTGAAGATGATTTATGAATCCAGGAAATTGCCCGAGGATAAAAGCAATTTGAATCCCCTGAATTTTTATGTTTTATCCATGTTATCAATTGCGACCAGCATTGATGCCTTAGCTGTCGGGGTAAGTTTTGCTTTCCTCAAAATTCCACTTATCTCCTCCGTCATTGTGATCGGAGCCATCACCTTCCTTATTTCTTTTATCGGGGTTTTTGTGGGGAATCGGACCGGGCATTTTTTTGAAAATAAAATTGAATTCGCCGGCGGCCTCATTTTGATCGGGATAGGCCTAAAAATATTGATTGGGCATTTAGCCTAG
- the trpA gene encoding tryptophan synthase subunit alpha, whose amino-acid sequence MSRIDQTFKSLRQKGQSALIPFIVAGDPDLATTEALVLQMAQAGADIIELGVPYSDPLADGPTIQAASQRALPRGVNLKSVLTLAKNLKEKTIPLVIMTYFNPIYQYGLKAFAGECKECGIAGVIIPDLPPEEAGPWIEEARKVRVDTIFLTAPTSTPERIRRVSKKCRGYIYHVAVTGVTGVREKLSADLEPAVRRIREISKKPVAVGFGISTPEQAKEVSRFADGIIVGSAIVKIMEDGAGKEDMIRRVGSFITSLAAACHKKAERCSAPPPPFPGL is encoded by the coding sequence ATGAGCAGGATCGATCAGACGTTCAAGAGCTTAAGACAAAAAGGCCAGTCAGCCTTGATTCCTTTCATCGTGGCCGGGGATCCGGACCTCGCCACCACAGAGGCCCTGGTTTTGCAAATGGCGCAAGCCGGAGCGGACATCATTGAACTGGGGGTGCCTTATTCCGATCCGCTTGCCGATGGCCCAACCATCCAAGCTGCCTCGCAGCGGGCTTTACCAAGAGGGGTCAACCTCAAGTCGGTATTAACCCTGGCTAAAAATTTAAAGGAGAAAACCATCCCCCTGGTCATCATGACTTATTTCAATCCTATTTACCAGTATGGATTGAAGGCTTTCGCCGGAGAGTGCAAGGAATGCGGAATCGCAGGAGTAATCATTCCAGATCTCCCGCCGGAAGAAGCAGGGCCGTGGATTGAAGAGGCCAGAAAAGTTAGAGTAGATACGATTTTTTTAACGGCTCCGACCAGTACCCCCGAGCGAATCCGTAGGGTGAGCAAGAAATGCCGCGGGTATATCTACCATGTAGCGGTAACAGGGGTAACCGGAGTGCGGGAAAAATTATCCGCAGACCTGGAGCCGGCAGTCCGCAGGATAAGAGAGATAAGCAAAAAGCCGGTAGCCGTTGGGTTCGGCATTTCCACACCGGAGCAAGCCAAGGAGGTGAGCCGCTTTGCCGATGGAATCATTGTGGGCAGCGCGATTGTCAAGATTATGGAGGATGGAGCGGGGAAGGAAGATATGATTCGCCGGGTGGGATCTTTTATTACATCCCTCGCTGCCGCCTGCCATAAGAAGGCGGAGAGGTGCTCAGCACCTCCCCCGCCTTTCCCTGGCCTATAG
- the trpB gene encoding tryptophan synthase subunit beta codes for MVQPDKRGHFGIFGGKYVPETLMAPLEELEKAYLASKKDGPFQKTMADYLKDYAGRPTPLYFAERLTEEFKGCRIYLKREDLAHTGSHKINNTLGQALLAQKMGKKRIIAETGAGQHGVATATAAALTGLQCAVYMGEKDIQRQSLNVFRMKLLGAEVIPVTSGSRTLKDAINEAIRDWVTHVRDTYYLIGSVVGPHPYPMMVRDFQAVIGKEVRKQVMEKEGQLPDCLVACVGGGSNAIGLFHPFLKDGVRLIGVEAGGLGLFSGRHAASLNAGYIGMLHGSMSYILQDGSGNIVETHSISAGLDYPGVGPEHAFFKESGRAEYATVTDEEALEAFHLLSQTEGILPALESAHALGYAGKIAPSLGKDQIMVVNLSGRGDKDVQTVAKRMGVEL; via the coding sequence ATGGTTCAACCCGATAAAAGAGGGCATTTTGGGATTTTTGGGGGCAAATATGTCCCGGAAACCTTGATGGCTCCGTTAGAAGAATTGGAGAAGGCCTATCTCGCTTCCAAAAAAGATGGGCCGTTCCAAAAAACAATGGCTGACTATTTAAAAGATTATGCGGGGAGACCTACCCCCCTTTATTTCGCGGAAAGGCTTACCGAGGAATTCAAGGGCTGCCGCATTTACCTTAAACGGGAAGACCTGGCGCATACGGGGTCTCATAAAATCAACAATACCCTGGGCCAGGCTCTGCTGGCCCAGAAGATGGGGAAGAAAAGGATTATTGCCGAAACCGGAGCGGGTCAACACGGAGTTGCTACGGCCACTGCCGCTGCTCTCACTGGGCTGCAATGCGCGGTCTATATGGGGGAAAAAGACATTCAGCGGCAATCCCTGAACGTCTTCCGGATGAAACTCCTCGGCGCCGAAGTAATTCCGGTTACCTCGGGGTCCAGGACTCTGAAGGATGCCATTAACGAAGCGATTCGGGACTGGGTGACCCACGTTCGCGATACCTATTATCTGATCGGATCCGTGGTTGGACCCCATCCCTATCCTATGATGGTCAGGGACTTTCAAGCGGTGATCGGTAAGGAAGTGAGGAAACAGGTAATGGAGAAAGAAGGACAGCTGCCGGATTGCCTGGTGGCCTGCGTGGGGGGTGGAAGCAACGCCATCGGCCTGTTCCACCCGTTTTTAAAAGATGGAGTGCGCCTTATTGGCGTAGAAGCTGGAGGGCTGGGATTGTTTAGCGGTAGACACGCAGCGTCGCTGAACGCCGGCTATATCGGAATGCTTCACGGAAGCATGAGTTACATCCTGCAGGATGGTTCCGGCAATATCGTGGAGACGCATTCCATTTCCGCGGGTTTGGATTATCCGGGGGTTGGGCCGGAACACGCCTTTTTTAAAGAAAGCGGCAGAGCTGAGTATGCCACCGTTACGGATGAGGAAGCCCTGGAGGCTTTTCACCTCCTTTCCCAAACCGAAGGAATCCTCCCCGCACTGGAAAGTGCCCATGCCCTGGGTTACGCTGGGAAAATTGCTCCTTCCCTGGGGAAAGATCAGATCATGGTGGTGAATCTGTCGGGGCGAGGAGACAAAGATGTGCAAACGGTCGCTAAAAGAATGGGAGTTGAATTATGA
- a CDS encoding GYD domain-containing protein, producing MPIYIMLTNLTDEGRKTVKEKPARIKEVNKEVEKMGVKVLSQYALLGAYDFVNILEAPDNKTIARVAVALSARGTLQTTTLAALSVDEFIDMLKK from the coding sequence ATGCCAATCTATATCATGCTCACCAACTTAACCGATGAAGGGCGGAAGACGGTAAAGGAAAAACCGGCAAGGATCAAAGAGGTCAACAAGGAAGTAGAAAAAATGGGGGTCAAGGTCCTTTCCCAGTATGCCCTCCTGGGTGCCTACGACTTCGTGAACATCCTGGAGGCTCCTGATAACAAGACCATAGCCCGGGTGGCCGTCGCCTTAAGTGCCAGGGGTACATTGCAGACTACAACCCTTGCTGCCCTCTCCGTTGACGAGTTCATCGACATGCTGAAAAAGTAA
- the trpC gene encoding indole-3-glycerol phosphate synthase TrpC: MTKKMFLEKVAAMKREEVHKRKNLSSLQEMQKKVSDLPAPREFLRALLNKCPMALIAEIKRASPSAGMIRQDADIQGIARKYQAGGASAISVLTEARFFHGALGHLVMVKEAVSLPVLQKDFIIDPFQIYEGRIAGADALLLISAILDREKLKELATLTKFLGMVPLVEVHDEEDLEKVSGLPLPLIGINNRNLQTLEVNLEVTCHLIKKIPQGTMVISESGIKNREDVKRLQQAGARGVLVGEVLMRSADPATKIRELLGR; this comes from the coding sequence GTGACCAAAAAAATGTTTTTGGAAAAAGTGGCGGCAATGAAAAGGGAAGAGGTTCATAAAAGAAAAAATTTATCATCCTTGCAAGAAATGCAAAAGAAGGTTTCTGACCTTCCGGCTCCGAGGGAATTCCTGCGGGCGCTCTTGAACAAGTGCCCCATGGCCCTGATCGCCGAGATCAAGCGCGCTTCCCCCTCTGCCGGAATGATTCGGCAGGACGCTGACATCCAAGGGATTGCGCGAAAATACCAGGCGGGAGGGGCCAGCGCCATTTCAGTGCTCACGGAGGCCCGGTTTTTTCATGGAGCCCTCGGCCACCTCGTAATGGTTAAGGAAGCCGTTTCTCTCCCCGTTTTGCAGAAGGATTTCATCATCGACCCTTTTCAGATCTATGAGGGGAGAATCGCCGGGGCGGATGCTCTTCTACTCATCTCTGCGATTCTTGACCGGGAAAAATTGAAGGAATTGGCCACGCTGACCAAGTTTTTGGGCATGGTTCCATTGGTCGAAGTTCACGATGAGGAGGACCTGGAAAAAGTTTCTGGCCTTCCTCTTCCACTCATCGGGATCAACAACCGCAACTTGCAAACCCTTGAGGTGAACCTGGAGGTAACTTGCCACCTCATCAAAAAAATTCCGCAGGGGACGATGGTCATCAGCGAGAGCGGGATTAAAAACCGGGAAGATGTTAAACGCCTCCAGCAAGCGGGCGCGAGGGGCGTTCTAGTGGGGGAAGTATTGATGCGCTCCGCCGATCCTGCGACCAAGATCCGGGAGCTTTTGGGACGATGA